The Takifugu flavidus isolate HTHZ2018 chromosome 21, ASM371156v2, whole genome shotgun sequence genome has a window encoding:
- the si:ch211-215i13.3 gene encoding brain and acute leukemia cytoplasmic protein produces the protein MLFQMGCGGSRADAIIEPRYHESWTRETESTWLTNTDVEASFANGKALESSLREKRMVTTGTQCGKQPLTSSSSNPQRRPRRSLTEQTTRDSKRRASKEAGAVSKDVQTVGLSAAGDPEPMECV, from the exons ATGCTTTTCCAGATGGGTTGTGGAGGGAGTCGGGCAGACGCTATCATCGAGCCGAGGTACCATGAGAGCTGGACCAGGGAAACCGAATCGACGTGGCTCACAAACACGGACGTAGAGGCATCTTTCGCAAACG GTAAAGCTTTGGAGAGCAGTCTGAGGGAGAAGAGGATGGTGACCACCGGCACCCAGTGCGGGAAGCAGCCGCTCACATCCTCCAGCTCCAACCCCCAGAGGAGACCAAGGCGATCTCTGACTGAG CAAACCACCCGTGACTCTAAACGGAGGGCATCAAAGGAGGCTGGCGCTGTGTCTAAGGACGTCCAGACCGTCGGGCTGAGCGCCGCTGGAGATCCCGAACCGATGGAATGTGTCTGA
- the LOC130517896 gene encoding V-type proton ATPase subunit C 1-A, which translates to MTEFWLISAPGEKTCQQTWDKLMMATTRSNNLSVNNKFNIPDLKVGTLDVLVGLSDELAKLDAFVESVVKKVAQYMADVLEDSRDKVQENLLANGVDLVTYITRFQWDMAKYPIKQSLKNISEIISKQASQIDCDLKARASAYNNLKGNLQNLERKNAGSLLTRSLADIVKKEDFVLDSEYLITMLVVVPKTNYADWQKTYETLAEMVVPRSTKLLFEDNDSGLFSVTLFRKAIDDFRHQARENKFMVRDFQYNEVEMKADKEEMTRLSTDKKKQFGPLVRWLKVNFSEAFIAWIHIKALRVFVESVLRYGLPVNFQAMLLQPHKKNMKKLREVLYELYKHLDSSAAIIDASMDIPGLNLSQQEYYPYVYYKVDCNLLDFKV; encoded by the exons ATGACAGAATTCTGGTTAATCTCTGCTCCTGGAGAGAAGACATGTCAGCAGACCTGGGACAAGCTGATGATGGCCACCACACGATCCAACAACCTTTCTGTTAACAACAAGTTCAACATCCCTGATCTTAAG GTTGGGACACTGGATGTGTTAGTAGGGCTCTCAGATGAACTGGCTAAACTGGATGCATTTGTGGAAAG TGTGGTGAAGAAAGTGGCTCAGTACATGGCTGATGTTCTAGAGGACAGCCGAGACAAAGTCCAGGAGAACCTCCTTGCTAACGGAG TTGACCTGGTTACTTATATTACCAGATTTCAGTGGGACATGGCCAAATATCCAATTAAGCAGTCACtgaaaaacatctctgaaatCATCTCCAAG caagCCTCTCAGATCGACTGTGACCTGAAGGCCAGAGCTTCGGCCTACAACAACTTAAAGGGAAACCTGCAgaacctggagaggaaaaatgc GGGGAGCTTGTTGACCCGGAGTTTGGCAGATATAGTGAAGAAAGAGGACTTTGTGCTGGACTCAGAGTACCTGATTACCATGCTGGTGGTCGTCCCAAA AACAAATTACGCGGACTGGCAGAAGACGTATGAAACCCTGGCAGAAATGGTGGTGCCACGGTCCACTAA GCTGCTGTTCGAAGACAACGACAGCGGCCTGTTCAGTGTCACGCTCTTCAGGAAGGCTATAGACGACTTCAGGCACCAGGCCAGAGAAAACAA GTTCATGGTGCGTGATTTCCAGTACAATGAGGTGGAGATgaaagcagacaaagaggagatgACACGTTTGTCCACAGACAAGAAGAAGCAGTTT gggcCTTTGGTTCGATGGTTGAAGGTAAATTTCAGCGAAGCCTTCATAGCGTGGATTCATATAAAAGCACTGCGCGTCTTTGTCGAGTCCGTGTTAAG ATACGGGCTGCCAGTGAACTTCCAGGCTATGCTGCTTCAGCCCCACAAGAAGAACATGAAGAAGCTGAGGGAGGTGCTGTATGAACTGTACAAACACCTGGACAGCAGCGCTGCCATCATTGAT GCCTCCATGGACATCCCAGGACTGAATCTGAGCCAGCAAGAGTATTACCCGTACGTTTACTACAAGGTCGACTGTAACTTACTGGACTTTAAAGTCTAG